The genome window GCTCCCTCACTCCTGTGTGCGCGCAGTTCCCCAGGCCGCTCCCTCACTCCTGTGTGCGCGCAGTTCCCCAGGCCGCTCCCTCACTCCTGTGTTTTCCTCCCCTCGTTCTCGGTCAGAGTGATGGAGAGTTCTGCTCCCAGGCGACGCTGAAGCTGGAGAATCTCCTGAACAAGAGCATGCGGATCCACATGACTGACGGACGCACGCTGGTCGGACTTTTCCTCTGCAGCGACCGGGACTGCAACGTCATCCTGGGATCGGCGCAGGAGTTCCTCAAACCCACAGGTAACCACGGCAACTGAGCCGCTCCGGGGactattgaattgcaccccctctatatagagtgaactccctcagcttcatagagtccagtgaaagctgctgaataatgttcccttgttaacatattgaattgcaccccctctatatagaatgaactccctcagcttcatagagtccagtgaaagctgctgaataatgttcccttgttaacatattgaattgcaccccctctatatagaatgaactccctcag of Polyodon spathula isolate WHYD16114869_AA chromosome 48, ASM1765450v1, whole genome shotgun sequence contains these proteins:
- the naa38 gene encoding N-alpha-acetyltransferase 38, NatC auxiliary subunit encodes the protein MAGVQEENGAPMKTGSDGEFCSQATLKLENLLNKSMRIHMTDGRTLVGLFLCSDRDCNVILGSAQEFLKPTDSFSQGEPRILGLAMIPGHHVVSIEVESDSLLPSQYL